A stretch of DNA from Lotus japonicus ecotype B-129 chromosome 4, LjGifu_v1.2:
GAGATTACTACTCTTCTACTCCAATCatcataataaaataaataacaacaGTAAACACATTTCAAACAGTTCTACTTATGCTTAAATAATCTGACTTGATTAATTAACATAGTAAAAGAAGCTTAATACAAAGATTAATGCACATGAATTAATCTCTGTATAAGAATTAACAGCTATAAGAATAACAGCTATAATTTTAATCACGTGATTGAATAACAGCAGCTACAGTAGCAATTGAAACTTCTAAATCTGAATATATGAAGTCATAATTAGCACAAAGTTAAGTAAAAGCCAATTATTCCATCAAGAAGGCAGTCTCCATGGATTAAAGGTAGCATAAAGAGCAGATATAGTACAAAATATTGTCTAGGAAAAGGGAACAAAGCAAGCTCTACGAATAGAGAAGACGATAAGTGTAGATGTTCAAACCAAGCAGAAAACCCAAGAATTATCTTACCTCTCAAGTGGCATAGATGATGAAAACTGGACTAACTGATTAAAGGAAGCAGCGCATACAGAAGAGCGGGACGATGGGACTCTTTGTCATATAGAAACCCAGAAGTAAATGGCTTAGAAAGCTGCTCAATCGCCACAAAAGCACCAGCTGCAATCAGACCTATAGCAGCAGAAGAATATCACAGGAGAGAACATAAATAATGCACTAAATACTAATATGGATTAGTTTCTAAGGATGTCATGTTATTTGTTTATCGAAATCTTCCAAGAGCAACAAAAAACAACATTTCTTAAGTTTTATGAAGCATGTATTAAGTGTTAACATCATCGCATAGTGGGAAAGCTAGATTATACTCACCTTTCCTGACTTGTGATCAGGTATATTGAAGCTCAAAGCTACTTTTTTACTAACTTGAGAGGACCTAAAAGCTCCTTGCTGCTGTCAAGTTAGAGAGTTTGGTTAAGAGTTAAGACCTTACACATAAAATGCCTTCTAGGGGCTGAGTTAATAAACTTATGAAAAAGTGAAggagaaaatataattaatttagcAGTTTCATAGAAAAATAGCTTACCGATCCTCCTTGTGATGAGATGAATGCTGAGATATGACATTAGGAGGCGGCACAACAGGATTcaaaatactaaaataattaGGGTGGAAGTTACAATGATTCGCAGAAGCCGAAGCCGAAGCAGAAGCAGCAACATCCACATTATCTTCCAATGCACCTCCACCTAGTAACAAACACAAACACTCTCAATTTCCTTCAAATCTCAAAAATGCATGCAGTGACGGATTAAAACGGGAGAATGAATCTCACTTATTCTTAGATAAAGACACTCTttttcttctacaattgattttaaagacTATATCAGAATTACATACTGCATATCACAAACAGACAATGTGAGTACCTTTATACATGATAATAAGACACTATGCAACACTTTATTCTCTGCTACGCACCTGAGTGATCATGTTTCTGCAATTAGTAACACAATAGCTATTTTGTGAAGAGCTTCACTTTATTATAACAGATGACCACACTTACCCAAGAAAGTCTTTATTTACATCTCTTGCATTATATCTAACATATCCAAACTTGCATTATCCCAAACCTGCAGAGAGATACAAAAGAATTAACGAAATTATCAATAATAGAATAAACAGTGTTTCAAAGGAAAAAAAGGCATACTTGGAAGTGGGGAAATAAGGAGAATCTACATCCTTGAGGCAAGAAGCACATAAAACGCAGCCCACAGGGATGATATGAAGTACGATTTACAGCAATCAATCAATTAAACAGATTTTATTTGCATCTCATGACAATGTAAAAATGTGTACGAAAACTCATAGAACCAAACACATGTGCCTGAAGTTTATGTGTATGCAGAACAGAAAATGCACTCAGTTAAGCAAATTCATTCAGGAATTTCATCGAACATGTAGTATGCACCGAAGATATGATAAAAGTGCTTGGAAACAGCAATGAAAAGGTGCAAATCAAAGCCAAACAGGGAAGGAATTGCAATGAAGCAGCATGAAGTAAAAAGGAGAAAGGGATAGAGTGACTACTCAAACTCAGTTCAAATCACCTAGCTAGGTATTCCACTCTTCTTCTTCCCGATTCACTTCGTTCTGCAATTCCCCTTCAACCAAATTATGCCTTCCTTCTGTGTCATGTTTGTCACAAAGGAATTGAATCAATAATAAGCAGGTTAGTCAACCCCCTAAATGAGAAGAGTTAGAAGAAAGTGAACCTTGACATTGCCTCCCTGTGTTGGTTCTTTGGCTGACGGAGCGGAACCCTAAACTGTGTTAACCCTAAACGACGGCGACGACGGTGGGGCTTTGCTCCGGTGAAGTGGCACACGGGTTGTTCTGGCTATACACGATGGGGATCGTAGTAATAATCAGAGTGAGGAGAATAAGAAGAAATCGTGCAATTGAAAAAAAGAGGATAATCAGAGTGAGGAGAATAAGAAGAAACCGTGCAATTGAAaaaaagaggaggaggaagaacaTTAGGTTTAGATGTtaaaaggagaaataaggtaaagaaaaatcatgcacatgtggcaagtaggGCTAAGGTGGAAAAGCTTACGTGTAAAatattaagtgagaattaatctgagagcgacacgtcactaacttgacctatgagagcgacacgtcatgctagaagttcttcttttctaatatatatagataaaaaataagaaattaaataaaatatgttattaGTGAATCATATGTTTTTTAATCTCGATGTCACTGGCTTCCTCTtgatcaaattaaaaaaaataataatctatATTTTATGAGAAtgatattttttatgagaatctGAGAATAATTACTACCGTTAGATTTAATTATAAATAGTCAatattaaaacaatttaatacTCACAAATTACTTagacttttttaaaaagtcgTGTGACGTTTTTTAAAATCACATAACTCCGTTAGAAAAATCCATCaaatttttactaattttttcaCTTATATcctcatttaataaattttctctcacttatcatatttaatattaacaaATTAGTACAACTCTTCTCTATAAACTACATTTTTCTCTATCTAAATAGAATTTAATAGTGGCACATgttactagtaaaattaaataagggtatcaTTATATTATCAATAATTGTTATCTTACTTTTTGTATCACAACCTTAAATAACAATTTTTGTGGAACAGAAGGagtaataaatttaaatttataaaagatgatattaaacatttttttgttatttttacaaAAGTGTTTAAAcaaatttttctctttttacttATTGGAAAAGCTTATATAATTCTTTAAAATATATCCAATATTTAGACGCTAATCTTTTGAACAAAGTTAAAACCTACCTAATTTTTGGTGCATATAAATTTTCtcaaataaatttgatgaaatatatattttattccCTATAATATAAAGATGTATTGGTTTTAGTTCCTATAATACTACTAACACCTATACATCAGCttgaagtttaaaaaaaaaaaaaacctacacaTCAGCGTGATTGAGTCTCCCTAACATTCAAAATAACCAAATTTAGTCCTCGCCATTGGTGAGAGTTTCAGACTATTAAATGCTCAACTAGTGTAATtaaaaatactccctccggtcctatttataagcacgaaagagaagaaaaatcttggtcatttttataagaaccaaatgaaagtttgagctatattaattaattttttccaatgatacccttattaattctaacttgtaaaatgtgtctcattaattattctctctcttttccactttccaacactaataacaaagggtaattttgaaagttcattttaatttaagacaaatttaatgcattttatctaatttaactacatttcttaaactgtgtgaattttttttttgttgcttataaataggaccggagggagtataagttTATGGGTGATGGTTGACCAACACAAATGTGTTTCCCACCCGCATCATGTTCGTTCAACACCCCTTTCTCTGGCTATAAGCACTTCTCTCCCCATGATAGCATTCACATTATTGTGGGATAACTTATTCAAGAGCTTTTCTCATTCGTAAGACTCGAGACATTACTTAGGTAATCCCACATGTACCACCTTAAACCAACCACAAACAATCAAATTGACCCGGTACCAATTTTCATTGACTCAGCATTCATGCAACATAAATATTTCAGGATACATTGAAAGCTTGTAATCTATGAGATGTCATCCACATGCTAGAATATGTTTTACAAAAGAATACGCCAGAAAATTGATACATCTTTCTAGTTTAATTTGGAGGCCTGGCAAGACaaccaaaaattgaaaattaacatATACAACCCATATAAAATACTTCAAGAGACATGATAAAGCATGAAGTCACAGAAGACTCATTTTAAAGAGATGGTGTCAAAGTTAATCATCATCCTCGAGAACATTTCGACGCCTTTGTATCtgaaaaaaagtaaattaatgACAAACTTATAAACTGAGAAATGAGAATAGAACAATGAACAAATAGTCTACAACTTACGGTTACTTTTGTCTGTCTTGCTGTTTGGTTGTTTATCTGCTCCAACAGTGATATGAGTCTTTCCTCAGAAACCTGAAGATGCCATTGAATAGATGAGGCACAGTAGATACCCCGATAAAATAATGCTTTGTAAGGGAAAAACTATGATATCTGTATTTCGTGCACAAATTTCATCTAGTGATTTCTCTTTCACTTTTTGGAAAGGAAAAACCAACTTCCTTGCATGTAGTTTAATAACAGATTAAACTCTGCCTGAACAAGTCATTCTCGAATCACAACCACTCATGAGACAGCATGCACTGATGTTTTGACTTCATCAGTCAGCACCTTAATGCCAAAAACATATGTGATCGCAATTCAATGCAGAGAATATTGCGATTTTAGGTGTCGATTGTTGATATGGCTAGAACAATCAAGATCAAATCAGGAAACTCATTCTGCTAGGATCGCGCCGGGGCATGAAAAGGTAGTAGGTTCAGGTCTTTCCATTCCTAGCCCACTAGATGCTTAAATTAAAAAACCTGAACAAATCCACTAACAAACCCAGAAGACAACCTCCCAAAATTAATCCAGCCAAAACCTTAGACCTCCAATTGGCAAAAAAAACTATGCACACTCTGTAACTGTTTTCACATGCACTGCAATGGGAAGGTCATTTCCTTTATCTGAGAGACTGGTGCTTCAAGCATGATGCTGGTTCTGTCTTTGAACTCCCACCAAAGCCTCCATCTAATTGGTGGTTCAGAGCTCCCAACACCAACTTCAGTTCAGACTTCAGACAAATTGGCTTTATTAACTTCTTAATTCTTATGGTTTTCTAGTTCCCAAGCAAAGACAAGATTTAACAGATGGCATCAATAAGTGGGTTGGCAATCAAAAGCCTTCTAGAGTTGGACACAACACCCATCACAGACTTACGTTTTCAAGATACTAAATGGTAATGGCTGACATAGAGAAGGGAAAAATATGTACCAGGATTTTTATAGCATAATTTGATTATAATTTCTAAAGCATAATCCTATAACATAATATATCAACAACAATGTTGAATTGATTCTTTATTTTTACATATAAATACAGGTAAGATCTTATACTCCATGTTACAATTTCAAGTGTCTACCTCCCTTAACAATTCCAAGTATGACTTAGGATTGAGAACCTTCCATTGAATGTCAAAGTAATCTAAATCGTAAAGTTTTACAGAGAAGTTGTATGAATTATGAGAACACTAAAGCTTTAATATTAAATATCGACATTATACTATTCCAACTGTTGAAGTCCTACTTAACATGTCACGTGAAGACATGATGGATCAATGATTACAACTAGAACCAGTACTGATCAGATGGCAATATACTACCCATAAAAGTTCATGTTTAAAATGAAAAGCCTAACAGCTTGAGATAAGAATGAGAAACGttgcagaaaaaaaaatccaatatACCTTCTCTGTTATCTGACCCATTTGAGCAGCTCTTAATATAACATCTTCAACACCTCTGGCTTTCTCAGGTTTCACCAAAGCAATTCGAGCAACTGCATATGACGATGTCAGAAATTTATAAGAATGTAAAAAGACAATTGCCTCGTGCATTCAAAATTTTGATTGGATAATTCAGAGGTGAATTGGCATTTGGCAAACAAGTTCTTTCAATGTATAAAGCAATTTCAGATTTTGCTGTACAAATATGATTTATCTTCATGACTACTACAACTAAGACAACTATACCCAGATCTTCTTACCCAGTTATATAGGTTTGTGAGCTAAAATAGATCGCCTAAATTTTCACCATTGCTATGTTGAGTACATTTAAAATGCATGACTTAACCTCCCAAATCCATCCCGGATATTCTCTTTGTTTTAGCTTAAACAACCAGACATGTCTCAGATTAGTAGTTAGGAAAAAAATATCAGCCCAGAAAAATCCATCTTCGAACAGAAAGCAAAGAGGAACTACAGCGACATGGAGGAACATGAGTTGAAGAAAACATGTTCTTCAAATAGTCTAACTCTCCAAatcctttagttttttttaatgaatatcCATAAATAGTTAAAGCTGGTAGACAACTCAGCCAAGCAATACTAATTACCAAAAAAGTTCAAATTATAAGGATTTACTAAAAATACCTCTCCATAATACCCAGAGTCCCAGACTGCAGACACTTAAAACAAATGAATAATGTACAGTGAAGAAATTAACCAGCGACTCCTATCATCCTATGACATGCTTAGACTTAAGAGTGTACCTGCTTAGAACACCTGAGTGTGCACACAGGGACAAACAGAGAACAGAGGGTAAAGGGAGAGAGGAGATACAATAAATTGTAATTTATCAAGCTTCGTATCTCATAAAAGTTGTCAATTTTCTTTGCCGATTTTGGGTCAAAATCCACCAATTGAGTTAGAAATTCAATATTAACTTTTCCACGACACACTTCACATGTACCTTGGATAGAAACTCAGCTATTTAGACACAATAACTACATAATAACCGAATGTA
This window harbors:
- the LOC130715192 gene encoding uncharacterized protein LOC130715192 isoform X1; translated protein: MADPELEAIRQRRMQELMGRQGAGSQQDPEQKAAQEDAKREADERRQMMLSQILSAQARERIARIALVKPEKARGVEDVILRAAQMGQITEKVSEERLISLLEQINNQTARQTKVTIQRRRNVLEDDD
- the LOC130715192 gene encoding uncharacterized protein LOC130715192 isoform X2; translated protein: MADPELEAIRQRRMQELMGRQGAGSQQDPEQKAAQEDAKREADERRQMMLSQILSAQARERIARIALVKPEKARGVEDVILRAAQMGQITEKVSEERLISLLEQINNQTARQTKIQRRRNVLEDDD